From one Populus alba chromosome 17, ASM523922v2, whole genome shotgun sequence genomic stretch:
- the LOC118042345 gene encoding disease resistance protein RPS6-like isoform X1, with the protein MHDLLQEMAYSIVHEESEDPGERSRLFDPEDIYKVLKENKGTKRVKGICLDMSKSRKMSLKTDSFAGMNCLEFLIFHNPSYFEVEKNKVHLPHAGLEYLSNELRYFHWDGFPSKSLPQDFSAENLVQFDFPESKVEKLWSGKQNLLNLKGINLSSSRCLTELPDLSKAINLEYINLSGCESLKRVPSSFQHLEKLNRLDLTDCHNLITLPRRIDSKCLEQLFVTGCSNIRNCPETYADIGYLDLSGTSVEKVPLSIKLRQISLIGSKNITKFPVISENISVLLLDRTAIEEVPSSIEFLTKLVSLHMFNCKRLSKLPSSICKLKFLENFYLSGCSKLETFPEIKRPVKSLKTLYLGRTAIKKLPSSIRHQKSLIFLELDGASIKELPELPSSLCILSARDCESLETISSSTLSPSIRLNLANCFRFDQNAIMEDMQLKIQSGNIGDMFQILSPGSEIPHWFFNRSWGSSAAIQLPSDCHKLKAIAFCLIVHHTFPLNDLLQEDKAINIKWQCHAKRNNCEQDDIIFRTECEIYNFKDSKMHDTDHVLLWHENWKEDSFSKYSDKEITFEFYPKAKAKSFDRNTSEMELREIEKHCKVKSCGVYLLFDDNPHLFSISDEDLSNQEDDYYSLYNSSSSAEDSGDEIDHENDDSKSGKTSPATSFFSHRKGYLLLLCFLTFAYLFLSWTSQFCFAPQFIPPPPT; encoded by the exons ATGCATGATTTACTACAAGAAATGGCTTATAGTATTGTTCATGAAGAATCTGAGGATCCCGGTGAACGTAGCAGGCTGTTTGATCCTGAGGATATCTATAAAGTATTGAAGGAAAACAAG GGGACAAAAAGAGTTAAAGGCATATGCCTTGACATGTCCAAATCAAGGAAAATGAGCTTGAAAACTGATTCCTTTGCAGGGATGAACTGTCTTGAATTTCTCATATTCCATAATCCCTCTTACTTCGAGGTCGAAAAAAACAAAGTGCACCTTCCTCACGCTGGCCTTGAATATCTTTCCAATGAGCTTAGATATTTCCACTGGGATGGATTCCCTTCCAAATCTTTGCCACAGGATTTTAGTGCTGAAAACCTCGTCCAGTTTGATTTTCCTGAGAGCAAGGTAGAGAAACTTTGGAGTGGAAAACAG AATCTTCTGAATTTAAAAGGAATCAACCTCAGTTCCTCTCGGTGTTTGACTGAATTGCCAGATTTATCAAAAGCTATCAATTTAGAGTATATAAATCTTAGTGGTTGTGAAAGTTTAAAAAGGGTTCCATCGTCCTTTCAACATCTGGAGAAACTGAATCGCCTTGATCTTACCGACTGCCATAATCTAATTACTCTTCCTAGAAGGATTGATTCAAAGTGTCTCGAACAACTTTTTGTAACAGGTTGCTCAAATATCAGGAACTGTCCAGAGACTTATGCGGATATAGGATATTTAGACTTAAGTGGGACTTCTGTAGAAAAGGTTCCCTTGTCAATCAAGTTGAGACAAATTTCTCTGATTGGTAGcaaaaatattaccaagtttCCAGTGATTTCAGAAAATATAAGTGTGTTGCTTTTGGATCGAACTGCTATAGAAGAGGTGCCTTCATCAATTGAGTTTCTTACGAAACTGGTGTCGTTACATATGTTCAACTGTAAAAGGCTCTCTAAACTCCCAAGCAGCATCTGTAAAttgaaatttcttgaaaatttctATTTATCTGGTTGCTCAAAACTTGAGACCTTCCCAGAAATCAAGAGGCCTGTGAAATCTTTGAAAACACTTTACTTGGGTAGAACAGCAATTAAGAAGCTACCATCATCAATTAGGCATcagaaatctttgatatttcttgAGTTAGATGGAGCATCTATCAAAGAGCTACCGGAGCTTCCATCTTCTTTGTGTATTTTATCAGCAAGGGATTGTGAATCATTAGAAACCATATCAAGCAGCACTTTAAGTCCATCCATACGTTTGAATCTTGCAAATTGCTTCAGATTTGATCAGAATGCAATCATGGAAGACATGCAATTGAAAATTCAG TCTGGAAATATTGGAGACATGTTTCAGATTCTTTCACCAGGAAGTGAAATTCCACATTGGTTCTTTAATCGAAGTTGGGGATCTTCAGCTGCCATTCAGTTGCCCTCAGACTGTCATAAGCTCAAGGCAATTGCTTTCTGCCTGATTGTTCACCATACATTTCCATTAAATGATTTGCTTCAGGAAGATAAAGCCATAAACATTAAATGGCAATGCCATGCCAAAAGGAATAATTGTGAACAAGATGATATCATTTTCAGGACAGAGTGTGAGATATATAACTTCAAGGATTCAAAGATGCATGACACGGATCACGTGTTATTGTGGCACGAGAACTGGAAAGAAGATTCTTTCAGTAAATACTCTGACAAAGAAATTACATTCGAATTCTACCCGAAAGCAAAAGCGAAATCTTTCGATCGGAACACCTCAGAGATGGAGTTGCGTGAGATTGAAAAGCATTGCAAGGTGAAAAGCTGTGGGGTCTATCTTCTATTTGATGACAATCCACATCTATTCAGCATTTCTGATGAGGATTTGAGTAACCAAGAAGATGATTACTACTCTCTTTATAACAGCAGTTCTTCTGCTGAGGATTCAGGTgatgaaattgatcatgaaaatGATGATTCAAAATCCGGCAAGACTAGCCCAGCAACGTCTTTTTTCTCCCACCGAAAGGGTTATCTCCTTCTTCTATGCTTCTTGACATTTGCTTATCTCTTTCTCTCATGGACATCCCAATTTTGTTTTGCACCTCAATTCATTC CTCCACCACCAACTTGA
- the LOC118042345 gene encoding disease resistance protein RML1B-like isoform X2: protein MNCLEFLIFHNPSYFEVEKNKVHLPHAGLEYLSNELRYFHWDGFPSKSLPQDFSAENLVQFDFPESKVEKLWSGKQNLLNLKGINLSSSRCLTELPDLSKAINLEYINLSGCESLKRVPSSFQHLEKLNRLDLTDCHNLITLPRRIDSKCLEQLFVTGCSNIRNCPETYADIGYLDLSGTSVEKVPLSIKLRQISLIGSKNITKFPVISENISVLLLDRTAIEEVPSSIEFLTKLVSLHMFNCKRLSKLPSSICKLKFLENFYLSGCSKLETFPEIKRPVKSLKTLYLGRTAIKKLPSSIRHQKSLIFLELDGASIKELPELPSSLCILSARDCESLETISSSTLSPSIRLNLANCFRFDQNAIMEDMQLKIQSGNIGDMFQILSPGSEIPHWFFNRSWGSSAAIQLPSDCHKLKAIAFCLIVHHTFPLNDLLQEDKAINIKWQCHAKRNNCEQDDIIFRTECEIYNFKDSKMHDTDHVLLWHENWKEDSFSKYSDKEITFEFYPKAKAKSFDRNTSEMELREIEKHCKVKSCGVYLLFDDNPHLFSISDEDLSNQEDDYYSLYNSSSSAEDSGDEIDHENDDSKSGKTSPATSFFSHRKGYLLLLCFLTFAYLFLSWTSQFCFAPQFIPPPPT, encoded by the exons ATGAACTGTCTTGAATTTCTCATATTCCATAATCCCTCTTACTTCGAGGTCGAAAAAAACAAAGTGCACCTTCCTCACGCTGGCCTTGAATATCTTTCCAATGAGCTTAGATATTTCCACTGGGATGGATTCCCTTCCAAATCTTTGCCACAGGATTTTAGTGCTGAAAACCTCGTCCAGTTTGATTTTCCTGAGAGCAAGGTAGAGAAACTTTGGAGTGGAAAACAG AATCTTCTGAATTTAAAAGGAATCAACCTCAGTTCCTCTCGGTGTTTGACTGAATTGCCAGATTTATCAAAAGCTATCAATTTAGAGTATATAAATCTTAGTGGTTGTGAAAGTTTAAAAAGGGTTCCATCGTCCTTTCAACATCTGGAGAAACTGAATCGCCTTGATCTTACCGACTGCCATAATCTAATTACTCTTCCTAGAAGGATTGATTCAAAGTGTCTCGAACAACTTTTTGTAACAGGTTGCTCAAATATCAGGAACTGTCCAGAGACTTATGCGGATATAGGATATTTAGACTTAAGTGGGACTTCTGTAGAAAAGGTTCCCTTGTCAATCAAGTTGAGACAAATTTCTCTGATTGGTAGcaaaaatattaccaagtttCCAGTGATTTCAGAAAATATAAGTGTGTTGCTTTTGGATCGAACTGCTATAGAAGAGGTGCCTTCATCAATTGAGTTTCTTACGAAACTGGTGTCGTTACATATGTTCAACTGTAAAAGGCTCTCTAAACTCCCAAGCAGCATCTGTAAAttgaaatttcttgaaaatttctATTTATCTGGTTGCTCAAAACTTGAGACCTTCCCAGAAATCAAGAGGCCTGTGAAATCTTTGAAAACACTTTACTTGGGTAGAACAGCAATTAAGAAGCTACCATCATCAATTAGGCATcagaaatctttgatatttcttgAGTTAGATGGAGCATCTATCAAAGAGCTACCGGAGCTTCCATCTTCTTTGTGTATTTTATCAGCAAGGGATTGTGAATCATTAGAAACCATATCAAGCAGCACTTTAAGTCCATCCATACGTTTGAATCTTGCAAATTGCTTCAGATTTGATCAGAATGCAATCATGGAAGACATGCAATTGAAAATTCAG TCTGGAAATATTGGAGACATGTTTCAGATTCTTTCACCAGGAAGTGAAATTCCACATTGGTTCTTTAATCGAAGTTGGGGATCTTCAGCTGCCATTCAGTTGCCCTCAGACTGTCATAAGCTCAAGGCAATTGCTTTCTGCCTGATTGTTCACCATACATTTCCATTAAATGATTTGCTTCAGGAAGATAAAGCCATAAACATTAAATGGCAATGCCATGCCAAAAGGAATAATTGTGAACAAGATGATATCATTTTCAGGACAGAGTGTGAGATATATAACTTCAAGGATTCAAAGATGCATGACACGGATCACGTGTTATTGTGGCACGAGAACTGGAAAGAAGATTCTTTCAGTAAATACTCTGACAAAGAAATTACATTCGAATTCTACCCGAAAGCAAAAGCGAAATCTTTCGATCGGAACACCTCAGAGATGGAGTTGCGTGAGATTGAAAAGCATTGCAAGGTGAAAAGCTGTGGGGTCTATCTTCTATTTGATGACAATCCACATCTATTCAGCATTTCTGATGAGGATTTGAGTAACCAAGAAGATGATTACTACTCTCTTTATAACAGCAGTTCTTCTGCTGAGGATTCAGGTgatgaaattgatcatgaaaatGATGATTCAAAATCCGGCAAGACTAGCCCAGCAACGTCTTTTTTCTCCCACCGAAAGGGTTATCTCCTTCTTCTATGCTTCTTGACATTTGCTTATCTCTTTCTCTCATGGACATCCCAATTTTGTTTTGCACCTCAATTCATTC CTCCACCACCAACTTGA
- the LOC118042344 gene encoding mannose/glucose-specific lectin, producing the protein MASLEGIISLGPWGGLGGDHWSYRASGGITEIVLRVEGNVKSISFKDATGLVSGTFGGRGNDPNDRGEEKKIEIQWPSEYLKSISGTYGSYEGQLVITSLSFITNLTTYGPFGTAPGETFSIPIADSAVVGFHGRCASYLDALGIFVSPANSNGSISVGPWGGPGGDPFSFRVGSWIKEIIVHEGTNIKSLSFKDGNGQEYGKFGGKHPSDTGGERRIEIDGLSEHLTSITGTYGNFAGILVITSLSFITNLTTHGPFGTATGTSFSVPIEGSVVIGFHGRGGYYLDAIGIHVKPRDIEGTISIGPWGGQGGDPWSYITNRGISQIVINVGSNIKSISFRDTTDLDSATFGGKHPNDIGERKTVLINWPSEHLTSISGTYGNFSSLLTITSLSFITNRATYGPFGTGSGTPFSIPINNNTVVGFHGRAGYYLDAIGIFVKPETTI; encoded by the exons ATG GCATCCTTGGAAGGAATCATTTCATTAGGACCATGGGGAGGTTTAGGTGGCGACCACTGGAGTTACAGGGCAAGCGGTGGGATAACTGAGATAGTCCTCCGTGTAGAAGGAAATGTCAAGTCCATTTCCTTCAAAGATGCCACTGGCCTGGTTTCTGGGACATTCGGTGGCAGGGGCAACGACCCTAATGACAGGGGTGAAGAGAAAAAG ATTGAGATCCAATGGCCTTCAGAGTATTTGAAATCAATAAGCGGAACTTATGGAAGCTACGAAGGACAATTAGTGATCACTTCCCTATCGTTCATTACAAATCTCACCACATATGGACCTTTTGGAACAGCTCCTGGTGAAACTTTCTCCATCCCTATAGCAGATAGCGCCGTGGTTGGATTCCATGGGAGATGTGCTTCCTACCTTGATGCACTCGGTATTTTTGTGTCACCG GCAAATTCAAATGGAAGCATTTCAGTTGGGCCATGGGGTGGTCCAGGTGGAGATCCTTTTAGTTTTAGGGTGGGAAGCTGGATAAAAGAGATAATTGTTCATGAAGGAACCAATATCAAGTCCCTCTCTTTCAAAGACGGCAATGGCCAAGAGTACGGAAAATTTGGCGGCAAACACCCTAGTGACACTGGTGGAGAAAGAAGA ATTGAGATTGATGGGCTTTCAGAGCATCTAACATCCATAACTGGGACATATGGAAATTTTGCTGGAATTCTGGTGATCACATCACTATCATTCATAACTAATCTCACTACACATGGACCTTTCGGAACCGCTACCGGCACTTCTTTCTCCGTACCAATTGAAGGTTCGGTCGTGATTGGATTTCATGGAAGAGGAGGCTACTACCTTGATGCAATTGGCATCCATGTGAAAcct AGGGACATAGAAGGAACTATTTCAATAGGTCCATGGGGAGGCCAAGGTGGGGATCCATGGAGTTACATTACAAATCGAGGTATAAGCCAGATAGTCATCAATGTAGGATCAAACATTAAGTCTATATCTTTCCGGGACACGACTGACTTGGATTCTGCAACATTCGGAGGCAAACACCCTAATGATATTGGTGAAAGGAAAACT GTTCTTATTAACTGGCCTTCTGAACACCTGACATCCATAAGTGGGACATATGGCAATTTCAGCTCTTTATTAACGATCACATCGCTGTCATTTATTACAAATAGGGCtacttatggaccttttggaaCAGGTTCTGGCACGCCTTTCTCCAtcccaataaataataatacggTAGTTGGATTCCATGGAAGAGCTGGATACTACCTTGATGCCATTGGCATCTTTGTCAAACCAGAGACGACAATCTAA
- the LOC118042346 gene encoding 60 kDa jasmonate-induced protein, whose translation MPVEFEMEINVQTSTRGGYQHFIEKLRDRLGVRFSHNRPALAVQEEPPTRFFNLVIRTNDHSVRFRLRMDNLYLIGYQMENGQWLEFNNETSAHLIGEQGTEFLGFNGSYNSLLNVAGLTMEEVTVGFYNLVHGINQLATSTDGRIRARYLIGVIMMICESARLIPISDYIAPNFDNRNREGQIQPWITTLVRTWGAFSAALLRADAYPDESFQLRENVVQLLPDGREIGTIFQAAEILGILLGLCFRNSGQRRFPRMTFDDGQCFLGLPLVEVFSVRIDNIDGEDPGDLYGTITVNDGLNIEYIYNRTSSNPESIKPGQNASLTGPSQSILAIGSFTIKLLLTDKDTWSWDDEIVNKDISWDACEIGNVYDKPIFQELVGKNGSVTVNYAVLRNAVAARITVTMEEGGESTANVYGQVYAHYDNWEDPKTTCLLFNRSSDDYVDVRRWQAIPLLRSVVAVPLNGSLIVKASLYDHDTFSGDDEIAKGAVEFPAQMSGTSFKQIQGEDGNYVTVTVYWTCKI comes from the coding sequence ATGCCGGTGGAGTTTGAGATGGAGATCAATGTTCAAACCAGCACCAGGGGAGGTTATCAACATTTCATTGAGAAACTGCGTGATCGATTGGGAGTGAGATTTTCCCACAATCGTCCTGCACTTGCTGTTCAAGAGGAGCCACCCACTCGATTCTTCAATTTGGTAATACGAACCAACGATCACTCTGTGAGGTTCAGGTTGCGAATGGATAACCTGTACTTGATTGGCTACCAGATGGAAAACGGGCAGTGGTTAGAGTTCAACAACGAAACCAGTGCGCATCTAATTGGAGAACAAGGAACCGAATTTCTAGGCTTCAATGGTAGCTACAATAGTTTACTCAATGTTGCTGGCCTGACTATGGAGGAAGTAACAGTTGGCTTTTACAACCTAGTGCACGGTATAAATCAGCTCGCTACATCAACAGATGGGAGGATTAGGGCACGTTATCTGATTGGTGTGATTATGATGATCTGCGAATCAGCCAGACTAATTCCTATATCCGACTATATAGCTCCCAATTTTGACAATCGTAACCGAGAAGGCCAAATCCAACCTTGGATTACTACCTTAGTTCGTACTTGGGGCGCTTTCTCTGCAGCTTTGTTGCGTGCTGATGCTTACCCAGATGAATCGTTTCAACTTCGAGAAAATGTCGTGCAGCTTCTACCAGATGGCAGGGAAATAGGAACTATTTTCCAAGCTGCAGAAATACTTGGCATCTTGTTGGGACTTTGCTTCAGGAACAGTGGACAAAGAAGGTTCCCACGCATGACCTTTGATGACGGACAATGCTTTTTGGGGCTACCACTTGTGGAAGTGTTCTCGGTGCGCATTGATAACATAGATGGAGAGGATCCCGGGGATCTATATGGCACAATCACAGTCAACGATGGACTAAATATAGAGTACATCTACAACCGCACAAGCAGCAACCCAGAATCCATCAAGCCAGGTCAAAATGCTTCGCTAACTGGACCATCTCAATCCATCCTTGCCATCGGGAGCTTTACCATCAAATTGCTTCTCACTGATAAAGACACATGGTCTTGGGACGATGAAATCGTCAATAAAGACATCTCATGGGATGCTTGCGAGATCGGCAATGTTTATGACAAACCCATATTTCAAGAATTAGTTGGCAAAAATGGTTCGGTGACAGTCAATTATGCAGTGCTGAGAAATGCTGTGGCAGCGAGAATAACCGTTACTAtggaagaaggaggagaaagtACAGCCAACGTTTATGGACAAGTTTATGCCCATTATGACAATTGGGAGGATCCTAAGACGACATGTTTGCTGTTCAACAGATCATCTGATGACTACGTTGATGTAAGGCGTTGGCAGGCCATTCCATTGTTAAGATCTGTTGTTGCGGTGCCACTGAACGGTTCTCTAATAGTTAAAGCAAGTCTGTATGATCACGATACATTCTCTGGTGACGATGAGATTGCAAAAGGCGCTGTAGAGTTCCCAGCTCAAATGTCCGGTACATCCTTCAAGCAAATTCAAGGAGAAGATGGGAATTACGTAACAGTGACGGTCTATTGGACATGTAAAATCTAA
- the LOC118042347 gene encoding F-box protein CPR1-like, whose translation MLKGKAIKIEDPLPEDLITEILSWLPVKALLQFKCVCRSWYAIITSQAFIAKHLNNYYDNYDDSDTFFAQYFVTKLGELALYEFLVDETSTILSYEELRDRPIYNSFICGPCNGIFYLDRYSYRDHRALWNPATNELKTLPPLIRKPNLPSLSFYAGVKEVFGFGFDRVTKDYKVIVIKSWSKTNSKIRYPLSVFVYSLSTDSWRYWGDLPQNYKLLSNNKCYICLNGVFYWLGSDYSGGKTYDEAIISFDLATDLIQDMQLPDYDKPARETVLSVYHDSLALLTVHDIKDFLEIWTLKEGCWTKQFTVGTSSYGRISPIAHWKNRIFVYRGSLASLIQG comes from the exons ATGTTGAAAGGAAAGGCAATCAAGATCGAAGATCCATTACCTGAAGATTTGATAACTGAGATTCTATCGTGGCTGCCGGTGAAAGCTCTACTGCAATTCAAGTGCGTTTGCAGGTCATGGTATGCGATCATTACTAGCCAAGCTTTCATAGCCAAGCATCTTAATAATTACTATGACAACTATGACGATAGTGATACTTTCTTTGCTCAGTATTTCGTAACTAAATTAGGAGAACTTGCGTTGTATGAATTCTTGGTAGATGAAACATCTACAATTTTATCATACGAAGAACTGCGTGATAGGCCCATATATAATTCCTTTATCTGTGGTCCTTGCAATGGGATATTCTACCTGGACCGTTATTCTTATAGGGATCATCGTGCTCTATGGAACCCTGCAACCAATGAACTGAAAACCTTACCTCCACTAATAAGGAAACCCAATCTCCCATCCCTCAGCTTTTATGCTGGTGTCAAGgaagtttttggttttggatttgatAGAGTAACTAAAGATTACAAGGTGATTGTTATTAAAAGTTGGagcaaaacaaatagcaaaatTCGTTATCCTTTATCAGTCTTTGTGTACTCATTAAGTACTGATTCTTGGAGATATTGGGGAGATTTGCCACAAAATTACAAGTTATTAAGCAACAATAAATGTTACATTTGTTTGAATGGAGTTTTTTACTGGTTGGGATCAGATTATTCTGGTGGGAAAACTTATGACGAAGCcattatttcttttgatttggcTACTGATTTGATCCAAGATATGCAGCTACCAGACTATGACAAGCCAGCCAGGGAAACTGTTCTTTCAGTATACCATGACTCCCTTGCTTTGCTTACTGTTCATGACATCAAGGATTTTCTTGAGATATGGACGTTGAAGGAGGGATGTTGGACAAAACAATTCACTGTTGGGACCAGTTCATATGGACGGATTTCACCAATTGCGCATTGGAAGAACA GAATTTTCGTTTATCGGGGGAGCCTAGCTAGTCTCATTCAAGGATAG
- the LOC118042348 gene encoding early nodulin-like protein 4: MGSQRFSGSLFVMLVLGFLLGVSRGYKFYVGGRDGWATNPSERYSHWAERNRFQVNDTLFFKYKKGSDSVLIVSKDDYSSCNTKNPIKSLTDGDSTFIFDRSGPFFFISGNADDCNKGKKLIIVVMAVRLKPFPPTPYSPITPASSPQSTSSPPAVSPDARSPSDSAGPAQAPSTNSKSGSSGFTAGSLSVGLVLGASIGVSFILGGFLRVV, from the exons ATGGGGTCTCAGAGATTTTCTGGTTCTTTGTTTGTGATGCTGGTCTTGGGATTTCTTCTCGGGGTTTCTCGGGGTTATAAATTCTATGTTGGTGGTAGAGATGGCTGGGCTACAAACCCTTCTGAGAGATACAGTCACTGGGCTGAAAGAAACAGGTTTCAAGTCAATGATACTCTCT TTTTCAAGTACAAGAAAGGATCGGATTCAGTCCTGATAGTAAGCAAAGATGATTACTCCTCATGCAACACCAAGAACCCTATAAAATCCTTAACAGATGGTGACTCAACTTTCATCTTTGATCGTTCTggtcctttcttttttattagtggCAATGCTGATGATTGCAATAAGGGTAAGAAACTGATAATCGTTGTCATGGCTGTTAGACTAAAACCCTTCCCTCCTACTCCTTATTCTCCCATAACACCAGCTTCTTCACCTCAATCTACTAGCTCTCCACCGGCTGTGTCTCCGGATGCTCGGAGTCCTTCGGATTCCGCTGGTCCTGCGCAGGCTCCTTCGACTAATAGTAAATCGGGTTCGTCGGGTTTTACTGCTGGTTCATTGTCAGTTGGTTTGGTTTTGGGTGCTAGCATAGGGGTTAGCTTCATATTGGGTGGCTTTCTTAGGGTTGTTTAA